One genomic segment of Mauremys mutica isolate MM-2020 ecotype Southern chromosome 10, ASM2049712v1, whole genome shotgun sequence includes these proteins:
- the FKBP7 gene encoding peptidyl-prolyl cis-trans isomerase FKBP7 isoform X2, which translates to MKENAATAEAFCLLTIHTHGQKKDDATAEEVKIEVLHVPKECKPKSKKGDMLNAHYDGYLAADGSKFYCSRTQNEGHPKWFVLGVGQVIKGLDIAMMNMCPGEKRKVTIPPSLAYGLQGYAQGKIPPNATLIFEIELYTVSKGPRSVEAFTQIDMDSDKKLSRDELSHYLKQEFERDGKKRDASVHDSILADIFKKNDHDGDGFISAKEYNVYQHDEL; encoded by the exons ATGAAGGAAAATGCTGCCACAGCAGAG GCTTTTTGTCTTCTTACGATCCACACGCACGGACAAAAGAAAGACGATGCCACTGCAGAGGAAGTTAAAATAGAAGTTTTACATGTGCCCAAAGAATGCAAGCCAAAGAGCAAGAAGGGGGATATGCTTAATGCACATTATGATGGCTACCTGGCCGCTGATGGATCCAAGTTTTATTGCAG TCGGACACAAAATGAAGGTCACCCAAAGTGGTTTGTTCTGGGTGTTGGCCAAGTCATAAAAGGATTAGATATTGCTATGATGAATATGTGTCCTGGAGAAAAACGGAAAGTGACAATTCCACCATCATTAGCATATGGACTGCAAGgctatg CACAAGGCAAGATTCCACCTAATGCAACATTGATCTTTGAGATTGAACTGTACACAGTGAGTAAAGGACCACGTAGTGTTGAAGCATTTACTCAAATAGACATGGACAGTGACAAGAAACTCTCTCGAGATGAG CTAAGCCATTATTTGAAGCAGGAATTTGAAAGAGATGGTAAAAAACGTGATGCATCAGTTCATGATTCTATTTTAGCCGATATATTTAAGAAGAATGACCATGACGGAGATGGCTTCATATCTGCAAAGGAGTACAATGTCTATCAGCATGATGAACTATAG
- the FKBP7 gene encoding peptidyl-prolyl cis-trans isomerase FKBP7 isoform X1 gives MTFGVKLVFLLQAFCLLTIHTHGQKKDDATAEEVKIEVLHVPKECKPKSKKGDMLNAHYDGYLAADGSKFYCSRTQNEGHPKWFVLGVGQVIKGLDIAMMNMCPGEKRKVTIPPSLAYGLQGYAQGKIPPNATLIFEIELYTVSKGPRSVEAFTQIDMDSDKKLSRDELSHYLKQEFERDGKKRDASVHDSILADIFKKNDHDGDGFISAKEYNVYQHDEL, from the exons ATGACTTTCGGAGTCAAATTAGTTTTTCTCTTACAGGCTTTTTGTCTTCTTACGATCCACACGCACGGACAAAAGAAAGACGATGCCACTGCAGAGGAAGTTAAAATAGAAGTTTTACATGTGCCCAAAGAATGCAAGCCAAAGAGCAAGAAGGGGGATATGCTTAATGCACATTATGATGGCTACCTGGCCGCTGATGGATCCAAGTTTTATTGCAG TCGGACACAAAATGAAGGTCACCCAAAGTGGTTTGTTCTGGGTGTTGGCCAAGTCATAAAAGGATTAGATATTGCTATGATGAATATGTGTCCTGGAGAAAAACGGAAAGTGACAATTCCACCATCATTAGCATATGGACTGCAAGgctatg CACAAGGCAAGATTCCACCTAATGCAACATTGATCTTTGAGATTGAACTGTACACAGTGAGTAAAGGACCACGTAGTGTTGAAGCATTTACTCAAATAGACATGGACAGTGACAAGAAACTCTCTCGAGATGAG CTAAGCCATTATTTGAAGCAGGAATTTGAAAGAGATGGTAAAAAACGTGATGCATCAGTTCATGATTCTATTTTAGCCGATATATTTAAGAAGAATGACCATGACGGAGATGGCTTCATATCTGCAAAGGAGTACAATGTCTATCAGCATGATGAACTATAG